One bacterium genomic window carries:
- a CDS encoding rod shape-determining protein has product MSFSLSGFFSNEIAIDLGTRNTLVFVKGKGILVREPSMVAIRKSDRKVIAIGNEAREMLGKTHRDLEVIRPMRDGVIDDDEVAEIMIRALIRKAQTNRLLRPRVIVCVPSGVTKSEKRIIKDSAEHAGAREVFLIAEPMAAALGVGLPVLDPIGNMVIDIGGGTTEIAVIALSGIITDTSIRVGGDELDEAIIQFMRRNYNLLIGERTAEEIKTRIGSAAKLEQELSIVAKGRDLVEGVPKAVEINSIEIRDAIEEPISQIVDAVKNALEKTPPELAADIRDRGIIMTGGGALIRGLDVRLREETSLPVFLAEDPLTCVVRGTGKVLDDMETFHRVLLPN; this is encoded by the coding sequence ATGTCCTTTTCCCTTTCGGGGTTTTTTTCAAACGAAATTGCCATCGATCTTGGCACCCGCAACACTCTTGTCTTTGTAAAAGGCAAGGGAATTCTCGTGCGCGAACCATCCATGGTTGCGATTCGCAAGAGTGACCGTAAGGTGATTGCCATCGGCAATGAAGCGCGTGAAATGCTCGGCAAGACTCATCGTGACCTTGAAGTTATTCGACCAATGCGTGATGGTGTAATCGATGATGACGAGGTGGCAGAGATTATGATTCGCGCTCTGATTCGCAAGGCGCAAACCAATCGACTTCTTAGACCGCGAGTCATCGTTTGCGTGCCCTCCGGTGTCACCAAATCGGAGAAGAGAATTATCAAAGACTCCGCCGAGCACGCCGGCGCCCGCGAGGTGTTTCTCATCGCTGAACCAATGGCTGCTGCGCTTGGTGTCGGACTTCCGGTCTTGGACCCGATTGGGAACATGGTCATTGATATCGGAGGCGGTACTACTGAAATTGCGGTAATTGCTCTTTCTGGCATTATTACCGACACCTCCATTCGTGTCGGCGGCGATGAGTTGGATGAGGCGATAATCCAGTTCATGAGACGAAACTACAACCTCCTTATCGGTGAACGCACAGCCGAAGAAATAAAAACTCGTATCGGATCCGCTGCCAAGTTGGAACAGGAATTATCGATCGTTGCGAAAGGCCGTGACTTGGTCGAGGGAGTTCCGAAAGCGGTTGAAATAAACTCCATTGAAATACGCGACGCCATAGAAGAGCCAATTTCTCAAATTGTGGACGCCGTAAAGAACGCCCTGGAGAAGACGCCGCCAGAGTTAGCTGCGGATATCCGGGATCGTGGTATCATCATGACCGGAGGCGGTGCGTTGATTCGCGGACTTGATGTCAGACTCAGGGAAGAAACGTCTTTGCCTGTCTTCCTCGCGGAAGACCCGCTGACCTGCGTTGTACGTGGCACCGGCAAAGTGCTGGACGATATGGAAACGTTTCACCGAGTTCTTCTCCCGAATTAA
- the mreC gene encoding rod shape-determining protein MreC, with amino-acid sequence MPSRNRQASGTLEWIIFFTCAGLSLVLLLTSPKPGATALKETATDVVGYAASPLRFVRRLFSIWSDYDVLQKHAIELSKENNQLRDAYLENERLRALLGMRERTDLTTISASVISAVGPALGGQYRLNKGRTDGVQVNAAVVTPQGLVGKVIEVTDNTALVQTLVGNSYGVAVVLERTRMRGILRWTGPDRYSLTGLPQGVDIKNGDLVLTSGAGSVFPKGLRVGVVTAAPSVISIYGESWLVQPFVDFRTVEDVFVVLDAGWPDPYAGQDDPQIGGEH; translated from the coding sequence ATGCCTTCCCGGAACCGCCAGGCCAGCGGCACCCTAGAATGGATCATTTTCTTTACCTGTGCCGGGCTATCGCTCGTCCTGCTTCTAACAAGCCCAAAGCCTGGCGCGACTGCGCTGAAAGAAACGGCAACCGATGTTGTCGGCTATGCGGCTTCACCTCTGCGTTTTGTTCGCCGCCTGTTCTCAATTTGGTCTGATTATGACGTCTTGCAGAAGCATGCCATTGAGCTGAGCAAGGAAAACAACCAGCTGCGTGACGCCTATCTTGAGAATGAGCGGTTGCGTGCGCTGCTGGGTATGCGGGAAAGAACCGACCTTACCACGATTTCCGCATCAGTTATCAGCGCAGTCGGTCCTGCTCTTGGAGGTCAATACCGATTAAACAAGGGACGTACTGACGGTGTGCAGGTTAACGCCGCCGTTGTCACACCTCAAGGACTCGTCGGAAAAGTCATCGAGGTAACGGATAACACCGCTCTCGTGCAAACCCTCGTTGGGAATAGCTACGGTGTCGCCGTGGTTCTGGAGAGAACTCGTATGAGAGGTATCTTGAGGTGGACAGGACCGGACCGCTATTCGTTAACCGGACTCCCTCAAGGAGTGGATATCAAAAACGGCGATCTCGTCCTGACTTCGGGCGCCGGTTCGGTCTTTCCCAAAGGACTCCGTGTTGGTGTTGTGACAGCCGCGCCATCAGTGATTTCTATTTACGGCGAAAGTTGGCTTGTCCAGCCGTTTGTCGACTTCCGGACTGTGGAGGATGTGTTCGTTGTCCTTGATGCGGGATGGCCAGATCCATATGCGGGACAGGACGATCCTCAGATCGGAGGCGAGCATTGA
- the mreD gene encoding rod shape-determining protein MreD yields the protein MSPKTLVTALSLLVLQAGIGPLLTVGHARPSFLLPFVVHSGLKLGPIWGCVTGFLVGLAIDALGALPIGMSAFAFSVAGFFSARIAGDAPFRLWWPWTVLVFGFGFLLEVLRMLLLARANELPFLNVLLWSGIPSALWTTGLAVLWFLSPLHKRDSSSR from the coding sequence TTGAGTCCAAAGACACTCGTCACAGCCTTAAGTCTGCTTGTCCTGCAAGCAGGCATCGGACCCTTGCTCACTGTCGGTCATGCGCGCCCGTCATTTCTTTTGCCGTTCGTTGTCCACTCCGGACTGAAGCTTGGACCTATTTGGGGTTGCGTGACAGGTTTTCTCGTGGGACTTGCCATTGACGCGCTCGGGGCACTGCCTATCGGAATGTCAGCTTTTGCGTTCTCTGTTGCAGGATTCTTCTCCGCCAGAATTGCAGGTGATGCGCCTTTTCGACTTTGGTGGCCGTGGACTGTGCTCGTTTTCGGCTTCGGATTTCTGTTGGAAGTATTGAGAATGCTTCTGCTCGCGCGCGCAAATGAACTCCCGTTCCTCAATGTTTTGCTGTGGAGCGGCATACCATCCGCGCTGTGGACTACCGGTCTCGCGGTGCTCTGGTTCTTATCTCCTTTGCACAAGCGTGATAGCTCGTCAAGATGA
- the mrdA gene encoding penicillin-binding protein 2 yields MTQRNEMLRDASFLIVGIVAFSLLIYRLVQLQVVEGPEYRAKSEDNRIRFVEMLAPRGVIRDRRGALLVSNRPSYTCYGIPRDLYKDSLAVERIGFALAGDPAEIREKQLQPFRSSFRPQRLRRDLPYPLLARFEEIRNEIPGSYLEIEPKRFYPGGIAPHAIGYVAEISDDELTKYPGLQSGDLVGKRGLERLYDKELRGVKGNRLSVVDVHGQEVETGAELGRIDPIPGKELWTTLDRDAQLLAESLLVDKIGAVVAMDVRTGGVVVLASAPTYDPDIFAGSVSANDWRMLLGDPDKPMLNRAVQTMYPPGSTIKPAMLVEGLNSGVITPSWGVSCPGSFTYGNRTFKCWKKGGHGYVDCVQSIAQSCDVFYYKLGLLLGVDGINRAFTRFHLGSPTGIDQTSEAAGLVPSREWYDKRYGPNGWSTGFLVSVSIGQGEMLATPLQLCAFTAAIAADGVWKQPYLVEGIFDPSTRVLEKRAQPEERPISDVPPHIMDFAQRGMTEVVWGPSGTARRQQDDSSRIAGKTGTAQNSHGDDHGWFICYGPIENPMYACCALVEFGKSGSGAAAPVAGDVLRYLIKRELYPALFEKKTESEDSPPQKKNVRQTEPVAVNVEEQE; encoded by the coding sequence ATGACTCAACGCAATGAAATGCTCCGTGACGCAAGCTTTCTCATTGTGGGAATCGTTGCGTTTAGCCTGCTCATCTACAGGTTGGTTCAGCTGCAAGTCGTTGAAGGCCCGGAATATCGCGCAAAGTCCGAAGACAACCGCATTCGGTTTGTCGAAATGCTTGCTCCGCGTGGTGTCATTCGAGATCGCCGCGGTGCGTTGCTCGTCAGCAATCGCCCGTCCTATACATGCTACGGAATTCCCCGCGACCTCTATAAGGATAGTTTGGCCGTCGAGAGAATCGGCTTCGCATTGGCTGGTGATCCAGCCGAAATTCGAGAAAAGCAGCTGCAGCCTTTTCGATCGTCATTTCGTCCCCAACGGCTGAGGCGTGACCTACCTTATCCATTGCTGGCACGATTCGAGGAAATCCGCAACGAGATTCCCGGTTCATACCTCGAAATCGAGCCGAAGCGATTCTATCCCGGAGGAATCGCACCGCATGCTATTGGATACGTCGCGGAAATCTCCGATGACGAACTCACAAAGTATCCTGGTCTTCAATCAGGTGATCTCGTCGGAAAACGCGGCTTAGAGAGATTATACGACAAGGAACTTCGCGGAGTTAAGGGTAACCGGCTTTCTGTCGTCGATGTTCACGGGCAAGAGGTCGAAACCGGCGCCGAATTAGGAAGAATTGATCCTATTCCCGGCAAAGAACTCTGGACAACCCTTGACCGTGACGCACAACTTCTTGCGGAGTCCTTGCTAGTTGACAAGATCGGTGCAGTCGTTGCCATGGACGTGCGAACCGGAGGTGTCGTCGTGCTTGCCAGTGCGCCGACATACGACCCGGACATTTTTGCAGGCTCGGTTTCCGCGAATGATTGGCGGATGCTTCTCGGTGACCCGGACAAACCTATGCTCAATCGCGCTGTTCAGACGATGTATCCACCGGGTTCCACGATCAAACCCGCAATGCTGGTTGAAGGTTTGAACAGTGGTGTGATTACTCCTTCATGGGGTGTCTCTTGTCCGGGTAGTTTCACGTACGGCAACCGGACCTTCAAGTGCTGGAAAAAAGGTGGTCATGGCTATGTGGATTGCGTTCAATCCATTGCACAGAGTTGCGATGTCTTCTACTACAAACTTGGACTGCTGCTGGGCGTGGACGGTATCAACCGTGCGTTCACGAGATTTCACCTTGGTTCGCCCACTGGCATTGACCAAACCAGCGAAGCCGCAGGTCTCGTCCCTTCAAGGGAGTGGTATGACAAGCGATATGGCCCGAACGGTTGGTCAACGGGTTTTCTGGTTTCAGTCTCCATTGGGCAAGGGGAGATGCTGGCCACACCGCTTCAACTCTGCGCATTTACGGCAGCAATTGCGGCCGATGGTGTATGGAAGCAGCCCTATCTAGTTGAAGGAATTTTCGATCCTTCTACCAGAGTCCTCGAGAAGCGTGCCCAGCCAGAGGAGCGGCCGATTTCCGACGTTCCGCCGCATATCATGGATTTTGCGCAACGAGGTATGACGGAGGTTGTCTGGGGCCCGTCCGGTACCGCGCGGAGACAACAGGATGACAGCAGCAGAATCGCCGGAAAAACTGGAACCGCTCAAAACTCGCACGGCGATGACCACGGCTGGTTCATATGCTATGGTCCAATAGAAAATCCCATGTATGCCTGTTGCGCCCTTGTCGAGTTCGGCAAGAGCGGCTCTGGTGCCGCCGCTCCCGTTGCCGGAGATGTGCTGCGTTACTTGATAAAAAGGGAATTGTATCCTGCCTTGTTTGAAAAGAAGACGGAGTCTGAAGATTCCCCACCGCAAAAGAAGAATGTTCGACAGACTGAGCCCGTTGCTGTAAATGTTGAGGAACAGGAATGA
- the rodA gene encoding rod shape-determining protein RodA: MIARNKLADLWLVLAILVLLGVGLLSNFSTSHAEGSGLYHFQRQLFWIGIGSAIALTILSLPLRFFEMLAYIFYGVSVISLMLVLAIGATHKGATSWFEFGAVQIQPSEFAKVATLLALARLFAENQKDLDKLWLFAAACAMTVVPMALILVQPDLGTALIYPVMLFVLAAWAGLAPQYILLMAVPVVAVLTVWSMPLHIVMLAVLMIISFLTIRKLPWVAALTGLYLFFGTLTPKLWSRLEPHQQRRITTFLDPESDPLGAAYQLIQSKIAVGSGGVLGKGFLHGTQTQLQFLPEGHNDFIFSAFAEEWGFIGALIVVLAFFVVYYRGIAIASKCHSQFHSLVAIGVVGAIIFQALTNLLMTVGLLPVTGLPLPLVSYGGSSMLVTLAMVGLLFSAALRWREY; the protein is encoded by the coding sequence ATGATCGCCCGTAACAAGCTTGCCGATCTTTGGCTCGTCTTGGCGATCCTCGTTTTGCTCGGAGTCGGACTTCTGTCCAATTTCTCAACCAGCCATGCCGAAGGTTCTGGTCTCTACCATTTTCAACGGCAGCTCTTTTGGATAGGAATCGGATCAGCCATCGCACTAACGATACTTTCGCTTCCACTCCGGTTCTTCGAGATGTTGGCCTATATCTTCTATGGAGTATCGGTCATCAGCCTCATGCTCGTGCTGGCAATTGGCGCCACACACAAGGGAGCGACAAGTTGGTTCGAGTTTGGCGCCGTGCAGATTCAACCATCGGAATTTGCAAAAGTTGCGACCTTGCTTGCGCTCGCGCGTCTGTTTGCCGAAAATCAGAAGGATCTGGACAAGCTCTGGCTGTTTGCCGCTGCGTGTGCGATGACGGTGGTTCCGATGGCATTGATTCTTGTTCAGCCCGATCTCGGAACCGCACTTATCTACCCGGTTATGCTCTTTGTCCTTGCGGCATGGGCTGGCCTGGCTCCGCAGTACATCCTGCTGATGGCGGTGCCCGTTGTCGCTGTGCTGACCGTATGGAGCATGCCGCTTCATATCGTTATGCTGGCTGTATTGATGATTATCTCGTTTTTGACAATTCGCAAGTTGCCATGGGTTGCGGCTCTGACAGGACTGTATCTGTTCTTTGGTACTCTTACACCGAAACTTTGGAGCAGGCTCGAACCGCACCAACAGCGGAGAATCACGACATTTCTCGATCCCGAATCTGATCCGCTTGGAGCGGCTTATCAACTCATTCAGTCGAAAATCGCGGTTGGTTCGGGAGGGGTGTTAGGTAAGGGATTTCTGCACGGCACGCAGACTCAGCTTCAATTTCTTCCCGAAGGTCACAACGACTTCATTTTTTCGGCATTCGCTGAAGAGTGGGGCTTTATCGGCGCGCTTATCGTCGTTCTTGCGTTCTTTGTTGTCTATTATCGAGGGATTGCTATCGCCTCCAAGTGCCATTCGCAGTTTCATTCACTTGTTGCCATAGGAGTTGTGGGCGCGATAATCTTTCAGGCACTGACAAACTTGCTCATGACGGTAGGCCTCCTGCCTGTTACAGGTCTGCCGCTGCCGCTGGTCAGTTATGGCGGTAGTTCAATGCTCGTGACACTTGCCATGGTTGGATTGTTGTTTAGTGCGGCATTGCGGTGGCGAGAGTACTAG
- a CDS encoding rhomboid family intramembrane serine protease translates to MIPIRDENPTHSTPFITVALIVANVVVFVLQMLQTPEAQQQFVFAWGAIPNEIVSGWDLLPAIPVAWLTLFTSMFMHGGLMHLGGNMLYLWIFGNNIEDRLGHVGFLFFYVLGGLVAALSHVVFDPASEIPMVGASGAISAVLGAYMLAYPRAHVIVLLWIVFFVRFIRVPAILMLGVWFFMQLSGFFNEMNREGGGVAWLAHIGGFVAGVVLAFFAGVRPKRPAYYSRY, encoded by the coding sequence GTGATTCCGATACGTGACGAAAATCCGACTCACTCGACACCTTTTATTACAGTTGCACTTATCGTCGCCAACGTCGTCGTCTTTGTCCTGCAAATGCTGCAAACTCCGGAAGCTCAGCAGCAGTTTGTCTTTGCTTGGGGTGCCATTCCAAATGAAATTGTTTCCGGATGGGATCTCCTTCCGGCAATTCCAGTCGCGTGGCTGACATTGTTTACGTCGATGTTCATGCACGGCGGGCTGATGCACCTCGGCGGAAACATGCTTTATCTTTGGATTTTCGGCAACAACATTGAAGACAGACTCGGTCACGTCGGTTTTCTATTCTTCTATGTTCTTGGCGGACTTGTGGCCGCCCTGTCACATGTCGTTTTCGATCCTGCGTCGGAGATTCCGATGGTCGGGGCTTCGGGTGCGATTAGTGCTGTTCTCGGAGCGTACATGCTTGCCTATCCGCGAGCGCATGTAATTGTTCTCCTGTGGATCGTCTTCTTCGTTCGATTTATCCGAGTACCGGCGATTCTTATGCTCGGTGTTTGGTTCTTCATGCAGCTTTCCGGTTTCTTCAATGAGATGAACAGGGAAGGCGGCGGAGTGGCGTGGTTGGCGCATATCGGCGGATTTGTCGCAGGCGTTGTCCTCGCATTTTTCGCCGGTGTCCGTCCCAAACGACCCGCATACTATTCTCGCTACTAA
- a CDS encoding valine--tRNA ligase has translation MPRIELDKAYSPSAVETRLYESWEQHGYFRAQIRKGHKPYVIMMPPPNVTGMLTLGHVLNNSLQDLLIRWRRMNGDDVLWLPGTDHAGIATQIKVEDQLAKEGLTRHDLGREKLVQRIWDWRENYGGIILQQLRRIGASCDWSRTRFTMDHDLSRAVAEIFVRLYNKGLIYRGKRIVNWDPDKQTALSDEQVEYRNVASSLWHFRYPLSDGSGHLIVATTRPETMLGDTAVAVHPGDERYRHLHGKFVKLPLTNRLIPIVPDDYVDKEFGTGCVKVTPAHDPNDFEIGNRHGLEFLIVIGPDGKLTNLVPEQFKGLDRKEARRRVVAALDEIGCLEKIEPYTTSVGHNERTGTVIEPLLSEQWFVRMQELAQPAIAAVREGRVRFHPEHWEKTYFHWLENVRDWCISRQIWWGHRIPLWTVQETGEIICSLDDPSSDPRYAGLTLVQDPDVVDTWFSSWLWPFSTLGWPEQTDDLAHFFPSTTLITAPDIIFLWVARMIIASEEVFGVAPFTDVYFTGLVRDMQGRKMSKSLGNSPDPIDVIDTYGADALRFTIISQTPRGGDIRFGSEMCEHGRNFANKLWNATRFLLMNVPEQEETFAFDPVEILPSSPENLIDQWITSALFTCVKDVDRALTEFRFADAARRIYSFVWNDFCDWYLELIKVRLQGSPVERKDALKHALGILHGIVRLLHPVMPFVTEEVYQTLRKLSQSTWPANHRYQSVMMANYPPYQASLVDSNVESQFSKLQDVVNAIRNIRGELRIQPASRIPAGIRIDHGRLGKEWESLADYVIRLAGLSEFEMNANRPKGSASAVVQGIEVYVPLHGLIDVNAERARLKKEDDRLLKIIDGTRAKLSNPNFVERAKQDVVDAEREKLSELEAAHKKIRNFIEELEAAL, from the coding sequence ATGCCTCGAATTGAACTTGATAAAGCGTATTCTCCCTCTGCCGTGGAAACCCGGCTTTATGAATCCTGGGAACAACACGGCTACTTTCGCGCACAAATTCGCAAGGGGCACAAACCGTACGTCATTATGATGCCGCCCCCGAATGTGACCGGAATGCTCACGCTCGGCCATGTTCTGAATAACTCGCTGCAGGACCTTCTGATTCGCTGGCGCAGGATGAACGGCGATGATGTGCTCTGGCTGCCGGGAACCGACCATGCCGGTATCGCAACGCAAATCAAAGTCGAAGATCAACTTGCCAAAGAAGGATTGACGAGACACGATCTCGGCAGGGAAAAACTTGTACAACGAATCTGGGACTGGCGTGAAAACTACGGCGGAATCATTCTGCAGCAATTGCGACGCATCGGAGCAAGCTGTGACTGGTCGAGAACGAGATTCACGATGGACCACGACCTGTCACGTGCGGTCGCCGAAATCTTTGTGCGTCTCTACAATAAAGGCTTGATCTATCGCGGTAAGCGCATCGTAAACTGGGATCCCGACAAACAAACCGCGTTGTCGGATGAACAGGTCGAATACCGCAATGTTGCGTCAAGCCTCTGGCACTTTCGGTACCCCCTGAGTGACGGTAGTGGACATCTCATCGTTGCGACGACCCGACCCGAAACAATGCTTGGTGATACTGCTGTCGCTGTTCACCCCGGCGACGAGCGCTATCGGCATTTACACGGCAAGTTCGTCAAACTGCCGCTTACCAATCGCTTGATTCCCATTGTCCCGGACGATTATGTGGACAAAGAGTTTGGGACCGGTTGTGTGAAAGTTACTCCGGCCCATGACCCCAATGACTTCGAAATCGGCAATCGTCACGGGCTGGAATTCCTGATAGTTATCGGACCGGACGGCAAATTGACCAACCTTGTGCCCGAGCAGTTCAAAGGACTTGATCGGAAAGAGGCGCGCAGGAGAGTCGTTGCGGCTCTGGATGAAATCGGTTGTTTGGAGAAGATTGAGCCATACACGACTTCCGTCGGCCACAACGAGCGCACAGGTACCGTCATTGAACCGTTGCTCTCTGAGCAATGGTTCGTCCGTATGCAAGAGCTCGCCCAGCCCGCTATCGCTGCCGTTCGAGAGGGACGCGTTAGATTCCATCCGGAGCATTGGGAGAAAACTTACTTCCATTGGCTGGAAAATGTCCGCGACTGGTGTATCTCACGTCAAATCTGGTGGGGACATCGCATCCCGCTCTGGACCGTGCAGGAGACCGGAGAGATTATCTGCTCGCTCGATGACCCTTCGTCTGACCCCAGGTACGCAGGTCTGACTCTCGTGCAGGACCCGGATGTCGTTGATACATGGTTCTCGTCGTGGCTGTGGCCATTCTCAACCCTCGGTTGGCCGGAGCAAACGGATGACCTTGCTCACTTCTTCCCGAGTACGACGCTGATAACCGCGCCGGACATTATCTTCCTTTGGGTTGCGCGCATGATTATCGCTTCCGAAGAGGTGTTCGGTGTTGCACCGTTTACCGATGTCTATTTCACCGGCCTTGTGCGTGACATGCAGGGAAGAAAGATGTCCAAGTCACTCGGCAACTCTCCGGACCCGATTGACGTTATTGATACTTACGGTGCGGACGCGCTTCGGTTCACTATCATTTCGCAAACTCCCCGCGGCGGCGACATTCGCTTCGGGAGTGAGATGTGCGAGCATGGCAGAAACTTTGCCAACAAACTGTGGAATGCGACACGCTTTCTGTTGATGAACGTGCCCGAACAGGAAGAGACCTTTGCCTTTGATCCTGTCGAAATACTGCCAAGTTCGCCTGAAAACCTGATAGACCAGTGGATAACGTCTGCACTGTTCACCTGTGTCAAGGATGTTGATCGAGCATTGACAGAATTCAGATTCGCCGATGCGGCACGCCGAATATACTCCTTCGTTTGGAACGATTTCTGTGATTGGTATCTGGAACTCATCAAAGTCAGGCTGCAAGGTTCTCCTGTTGAACGCAAGGACGCACTGAAGCATGCACTCGGTATTCTGCATGGTATTGTCAGACTGCTCCATCCCGTCATGCCGTTCGTCACGGAAGAAGTTTATCAGACTTTGAGAAAACTATCCCAATCAACCTGGCCTGCGAACCATCGCTATCAAAGTGTAATGATGGCCAATTACCCCCCATATCAGGCGAGCCTTGTCGACAGTAATGTGGAATCGCAGTTCAGTAAGCTTCAGGATGTCGTAAACGCAATTCGAAACATCCGCGGTGAACTGCGGATTCAGCCCGCTTCGCGAATTCCTGCCGGCATTAGAATCGATCACGGCAGGTTGGGCAAGGAATGGGAGTCTCTCGCGGACTATGTTATCCGCCTGGCTGGACTTTCCGAGTTTGAAATGAACGCGAATCGTCCGAAAGGCTCTGCTTCGGCGGTCGTTCAAGGCATCGAAGTGTATGTCCCGCTGCACGGATTGATTGATGTCAATGCGGAACGCGCACGTCTCAAAAAAGAGGACGATAGACTGCTCAAAATTATCGACGGAACACGTGCCAAATTGTCCAATCCCAATTTTGTTGAGCGCGCGAAGCAGGATGTTGTTGATGCCGAACGCGAGAAACTCTCCGAACTGGAAGCTGCCCACAAAAAAATCCGCAACTTCATTGAAGAACTCGAAGCGGCACTGTAG
- a CDS encoding DUF4139 domain-containing protein produces MIRFFAQLAALLLLSSAAIAKPGVSVTVYNQDLALVRDVREMGFQKGQSELLFKDVAARIDQSSVHFKASGVTLLEQNFDFDLVSPEKLLSKYIDEVIEVVVEGGDVVSGKLLTASSNTIVVQSNDGSIRSLLAESIQEIRFPKLPEGLITRPTLRWLVNAPNGGNQEAEVSYLTGGMSWNADYVAVIDESNRAELSAWVTLNNMSGASYEDAKLKLIAGEVHRAQQPMPKYNDFMRAEVMARDGGRQFSEKSFFEYHLYTLERSTDLLDNQTKQVSLFPNADVQTKRIYEFDNNRNNGKVSVSLEFLNSTENDLGIPLPAGRVRVFQRDTDGSQEFIGEDHLDHTPRDEKVRVTIGNAFDIAVERVQKDYRQISNTVYEQDIEVKLRNKKSDTVTIVVVDYSWGDWEITKSSLPVRKVSASKFEFDAVAPPDKEVVLTYTIRNR; encoded by the coding sequence ATGATTCGCTTCTTTGCACAGCTTGCCGCACTTCTGCTGCTCAGTTCTGCTGCAATTGCCAAACCCGGCGTGTCTGTTACGGTCTACAACCAGGACCTTGCGCTGGTTCGCGATGTCCGTGAAATGGGATTCCAAAAGGGTCAAAGCGAATTGCTCTTCAAGGATGTCGCTGCGAGAATCGACCAGTCCTCGGTGCATTTTAAAGCGAGCGGCGTAACCCTTCTCGAGCAGAACTTTGACTTCGATCTCGTCTCGCCGGAAAAGCTGCTTTCAAAATACATTGATGAAGTGATTGAAGTTGTTGTAGAAGGCGGCGATGTTGTTTCAGGTAAGTTGCTGACAGCGTCCTCAAATACGATTGTTGTGCAATCGAATGACGGCAGCATCCGCTCTTTGCTGGCCGAATCGATTCAAGAGATTCGATTTCCCAAGTTACCGGAAGGCCTGATTACTCGTCCGACTTTGCGCTGGTTGGTAAACGCTCCCAACGGCGGTAATCAGGAGGCCGAGGTCTCCTATCTTACCGGTGGAATGAGTTGGAATGCGGACTATGTCGCTGTTATCGACGAAAGCAATCGTGCAGAGCTCTCAGCTTGGGTAACGCTGAATAACATGTCGGGTGCGTCTTATGAAGATGCCAAGTTGAAATTGATTGCCGGTGAGGTTCATCGCGCTCAGCAGCCCATGCCTAAGTATAATGATTTCATGCGCGCTGAGGTCATGGCAAGGGACGGCGGACGCCAATTCAGCGAAAAGTCCTTCTTTGAGTACCATCTGTATACGCTCGAACGATCCACCGACTTGCTTGACAATCAAACAAAGCAAGTCAGTCTCTTTCCAAACGCCGATGTACAGACCAAACGAATCTACGAGTTTGATAATAACCGCAATAACGGCAAAGTCTCCGTCTCCCTCGAGTTCTTGAACTCGACAGAGAATGACCTTGGCATCCCTTTGCCAGCGGGCCGGGTCCGAGTGTTCCAAAGGGATACCGACGGCTCGCAGGAATTTATCGGTGAGGATCACCTGGACCACACGCCGCGCGATGAGAAAGTGAGGGTTACCATTGGTAACGCCTTCGACATCGCTGTTGAAAGAGTTCAAAAGGACTACCGTCAAATCTCGAATACGGTCTACGAGCAGGATATCGAAGTGAAACTCAGAAACAAAAAATCTGATACTGTAACCATCGTAGTTGTTGACTATTCATGGGGTGATTGGGAGATAACGAAGTCAAGTCTTCCGGTGCGCAAGGTCAGCGCGAGCAAGTTTGAGTTTGATGCCGTCGCCCCGCCGGACAAGGAAGTGGTACTCACGTACACGATTAGAAATCGTTAG